The sequence AGCTGGGCGAGATCGGCCTGCCGCCGCCCTTCTGGGCCTTCGCCTGGGCCGGCGGGCAGGCGCTCGCCCGCCATGTGCTCGACCACCCCGACATGGTGGCGGGGAAACGGGTGCTGGACTTCGCCGCCGGCTCCGGCCTCGTCGGCATCGCCGCGCTCAGGGCGGGCGCCGTCTCGGTCGCCTGCGCCGACATCGACCCCTTCGCCCATGCCGCCATCGCCCTCAACGCGTCCACCAATGGCGCGCCCGTCGACGTGCTCGCCACCGACATTATCGGCACCGATGCCGGCTGGGAGGTGATCCTCGTCGGCGACATCGCCTATGAGCGTGACCTCGCCGCCCGCGTCTTCGCCTGGCTGGACGGGCTTTTCGCACGCGGCGCGCAGGTCTGGATCGGCGACCCCGGCCGCTCCTACCTGCCGCGCGAGAGGCTGGAAAAGGTCGCCGAATACGGCGTCCCGGTCTCGCGCGACCTGGAGGACACGGAGATCAAGCGCACCAGCGTCTGGCGCCCGCGCCGCTGAGGGGGACGGGCTCTCCACGGCCCCGCCCCTCCGCGCGACTACCTACCGACCAAAGTCGCGCGCCCCCGCGGCTTGTCCAGCCGGGGCCCGCTCCCCATAATCCGGCGCAGCAAGAGAGGCGCGCCAGCGCCTGCCCAAAGGGGAAGAAACGCCATGTCCGACAAGATCTACGACGTGCCCGGCGAGTGGGCCAAGCGCGCATTTCTCGACGAGCGCGCCTATCGCGCCAAGTACGAGGCGTCGGTGCGCGACCCCGAGAGCTTCTGGGCCGACGAGGGCAGGCGGATCGAGTGGTTCGAGCCCTACACCATCGTCAAGAACACCTCCTACGCGCCCGGCAACGTGTCGATCAAATGGTTCGAGGACGGCGTGACCAACGTCGCCTGGAACTGCATCGACCGGCATCTGCCGACCCGCGCGAACCAGGTCGCCATCATCTGGGAAGGCGACGACCCGTCCGAGCACCGCCACATCACCTATCAGGAACTCCACGACGAGGTCTGCCGCTTCGCCAACGTGCTGCGCAACCGCAATGTGGAGAAGGGCGACCGCGTCACCATCTACATGCCGATGATCCCCGAGGCGGCCTATGCGATGCTCGCCTGCGCGCGGCTCGGCGCCATTCATTCCGTGGTGTTCGGCGGCTTCTCGCCCGACAGCCTCGCCGGGCGCATCCGCGACTGCGGCTCCAAGGTCATCATCACCGCCGACGAGGGCCTGCGCGGCGGCCGCAAGGTGCCGCTGAAGGCCAATGTCGACGCCGCCATCGCCAAGGCCGGCGACGCCGAGGTCGATCATGTCATCGTGGTCCGCCGCACCGGCGGCACGGTGAACATGGAGGCCGGCCGCGACGTCTGGTACCACGAGGCCGCCGACCTCGTGACCAGCGAATGCCCGGCGACGCCGGTGGGCGCCGAGGACCCGCTGTTCATCCTCTACACCTCGGGCTCGACCGGCCTGCCCAAGGGCGTGCTGCACACCACCGGCGGCTATCTCGTCTACGCCTCGATGACCCACCAGTACGTGTTCGACTACCACGACGGCGACATCTACTGGTGCACCGCCGACATCGGCTGGGTGACTGGCCACAGCTACATCGTCTATGGCCCGCTCGCCAACGGCGCCACCACGCTGATGTTCGAGGGCGTGCCGA comes from Ancylobacter sp. TS-1 and encodes:
- the acs gene encoding acetate--CoA ligase, with the protein product MSDKIYDVPGEWAKRAFLDERAYRAKYEASVRDPESFWADEGRRIEWFEPYTIVKNTSYAPGNVSIKWFEDGVTNVAWNCIDRHLPTRANQVAIIWEGDDPSEHRHITYQELHDEVCRFANVLRNRNVEKGDRVTIYMPMIPEAAYAMLACARLGAIHSVVFGGFSPDSLAGRIRDCGSKVIITADEGLRGGRKVPLKANVDAAIAKAGDAEVDHVIVVRRTGGTVNMEAGRDVWYHEAADLVTSECPATPVGAEDPLFILYTSGSTGLPKGVLHTTGGYLVYASMTHQYVFDYHDGDIYWCTADIGWVTGHSYIVYGPLANGATTLMFEGVPNYPTNSRFWEVIDKHKVNIFYTAPTAIRSLMQAGDAPVTKTSRASLRLLGSVGEPINPEAWEWYHRVVGDDRCPIVDTWWQTETGGILITPLPGATRLKPGSATHPFFGVVPQVVDAEGKVLEGACEGNLVIADSWPGQMRTVYGDHERFMQTYFATYPGKYFTGDGCRRDADGYYWITGRVDDVINVSGHRMGTAEVESALVAHPKVSEAAVVGYPHDIKGQGIYAYVTLMSGIEPSEELRKELVAWVRREIGPIASPDLIQFAPGLPKTRSGKIMRRILRKIAEDEFGNLGDTSTLADPGVVEDLISHRQNKKHAAA
- a CDS encoding methyltransferase codes for the protein MTRRPLADPHAFIRAQTRLLTPPLVPEIRLHLAEESLPIWQRTEEELGEIGLPPPFWAFAWAGGQALARHVLDHPDMVAGKRVLDFAAGSGLVGIAALRAGAVSVACADIDPFAHAAIALNASTNGAPVDVLATDIIGTDAGWEVILVGDIAYERDLAARVFAWLDGLFARGAQVWIGDPGRSYLPRERLEKVAEYGVPVSRDLEDTEIKRTSVWRPRR